Below is a genomic region from Trichoderma asperellum chromosome 2, complete sequence.
ACAAGACACCATTGCTGCGTGAGCCCCTTGGCCGGAACAACATCGCCTTCAGAAACGTCTTGTAGATCTTCGTAGTCGAAAAGACTTGGCCAGGGATCTAGGTGAAGTCGCGGCATCAAGTCGTAATTGGCTTCAAACGCATTCACAATATTGAGATGAATAGGCAACACCTGAACAATCGGTGTTGCAGCATCCGACTCCAAATGATAATCTGCTCTGATCTGCAATTCGTATACCGTAGGCGCTAGTGCAGGGTCTAGATGAATTGATGCCTCTAACGATGAGGAGCTGGCGATATGGCCAAGAGTAAGGTCCGTGACTTGAGactcctcctcagcagcaTCCACTTCTCGCTTGTGTTCTCCAGCTTGCACTTGGAACCGAGGGATTCCCTTCCCAATGATCCGAATGTCCAATTTCACGTTAGCAGAATCGTCCTCTTCGTTATATAGGCCAACCCGTAGTGCAATCGGCTCGTTTGCATAGTATTGCTCGAGGGGCTCTATCAACCTCAGCTTCATTTTAGGCGGACGTGGCTGTATATGTAGAATGTGTCCGTTGGGTCTGGACAATCGTGGTTTCACCGAGCCTTGAACGAACCATCCTGTTACATTGCCTAGTTCCGACAATGATAACTTGTAATCCATTTCGAAGGTATCGGCTTTATAAGACAAAATTAGAGTAGAAGCTGACGCCTCCCCTGGCTCTCGTAATGGTATATTCATCTCAAACACTTGACGGTGGCCTGGTCTCAGTGTCAGATCGCATTTACCAGTCAGttggtcttctttttcatccgTCTTGTCTTTATCTGCGTCGTCTTTcttgtcttcatcttcgtcttggGTCCCTTCTTCGGCTTCATTTTCGCATTCATCTTTAGTCTTCTTTTCATCGCCCCCAAGCTGTTCGGTCAACGGCACAACTGCCACGGATATAGGTCCTTCCGCAGAATTCATCGGCAGCGCTGCGTCGTGCACGAGCGTGATAGGTTTGAGATGCCCTTCAAATTCAACTCGAATAGAAGAAAGAGTAACAGGAGCAGCCACACCAAGCGCTTCAGATTTGAGAGACAGCTGGGCCAAGCATGTTTCGCCAGCCCGGCCCTCTTTGGTACGAAAAACAAACGACGCTGATAAGAAAGATGAAGCTAAATCGTCAGATATGCTAATAGATGGCTTCGAATCCAAGGTAACTCCATCCAGAGACTTGCTGAGATCGTAATGCCAGTTTTCTCTCCGTCTAAAGCCTATATGTCAAGGTCAGTATCCGAGGCACGAAACTGTGATAATATAGAATGGCCACCTACGCTTATCCATTAGTTCCCAATCAATGGCGACCACAATATCTGCCCGTCCAGTTTCCGCCGCTGCTCGTCTCACAAGCCATAAGATTTCTTCAGAGATATCGAGCCACCATTCAGAGCGAAAAGACTTGTCTTCCCAGAGAGGCCTGAGCATCCCCAGTACTTCATTCCACGATCCAATCGTCACCATCTCCCTCGCACATTCCAAAGATATTTCTGCCGCAATTCGGTGCTGCTTTCTAGCTTGAAATTGACCTCTCGCCATGAGGAGGCAGTCTATTATTAGCTGTGCGTGATTGACTCCCTTTCCGTTCAATGGATATTCTTCGTGGGGCGGAGGGCACATGTATGTATCGTAACGATATGCTTTGCTCGCCACTCTCGATGCGGGCGAAGCGTCTGGAGCTCCTCTATCATCTTCGGGTATCCTGCGGGCCAATGCTTTGCGAGCTCCAAGATGGCGTGCTGCAATTCGATACCAATAACCAGTATGATGTAATAGCTCCCACGGATGTAATCGTTCGCCAAAAAGATTCTTTTCTGGTTGAAGAAAGATCGTCATAGTCGAAGGCCCCAGGCCAGGAACTTCGGTCTTCTCAATAAGAgtagccatcatcatcgcccacCGGGCTTCCCAAGCTTGCCAGCCATAGTTATTTGTACCTCTTCCTCGGGCCTCCACAAAATCGCTGATACGATCGCGGTGAGCCTGCCATCTCCTAACCGCCATACTCGTTTGTCCCATCCACAGGTGCATTCGCAAACAGCGGATAGAGATAATGTCTGCTAGGAGCCGTGCCTCGTTCCAGCGAGGGCTCCAACTGGGAATTATATCAAGAACATCTTGACCTAGCAAAATCTCGTACGCCTGTTCAAAGGATCGGATTGCCGCGTCAATCTCTTGGCGAAATTCAGCAAAAATGGCCGACTTGAAATCATAGCGAAAATTCCAGTCCGATAGCGATAACGTTTGCGACGTTCCAGAAGTTGGCGGCACTGTCGGCTGAGGAACGATTCCTCGGGATCGCTTCTTCCTAGCATGCCTCCCAAGATCTCGATAATACTCTATGGCCGTGGTGTACAGTAAGGAGAGAACACTATCCATCACTCTCTTTAAATCTGACGGCGACTCCTGAGGCGTGACGTAGAAGATTGATTTGGGATCTAATCCAGTTCCCCTTCGGATGTTCTCCAGCCGATCTTGTATAATATCAGCAGTCAATGTCCTGGCATCTTTATCTCCAAGGATGATCACAACTAAGCGCGTTTTATAACCCGACTCCACCAATATCGCCCTTATGCCATTAAGATCTGCCTTTAGCTTGTTGTCTTGCAATGTAGCAGTCTTTGGATCGCTAGTCAGTGTGTGAAAGCACACGAATATGCTAGGGATCGCTTCCTGGTGCTTCTTGATCCATTCCGCATTAATCAGCCCATCAGGGTAGAGAGTTGACGAAGGACTGAGGGGCGAGAAGGGTGAGTGTAGTATCGGGGCCGTAGTTAACGGTTCGATCGTTTCAGGCAGCGGCGCTCGTCGAGATGGAAGCACATAAGACTGCATTCAATTAGAAACGCGCTGCGCAACCTCGTTCGCTTTGGCTCGGATTCGTCATACCCTACCGACGGTCTTGATGCGGACCCTGAAGGGCTCATCCCTCGTGACTGCGGTCCACGACGTTCCGCGCTCGGCCACCTCTTCAAAATAAGACTGCAGGAAGCTCGCCTCTCTACTCTCTAGAGGCGGCAGATCAGATCGAAGGAGGAGTCCCCGGCCATTGGCCTTGGGAGGCTGCTCTGGCGGGTCCGAATTCAGTCCCGACACCACGATAAGCGGCACATTATGATCGAGGCTTCCCAAAGGGTAGCCATCCATGATGATTGGCTCGGCGTCGAGAATACATAAGCCAGGCGTTTATTTTCGTGCCCAGGAGCTTCGCATTCAGATGCGCAACGACTAGAGTCTCCTGTTAGAGCTGGCGAAGCAGTGTTAGCATCTCCAGCAAGGCTGCCCCTCCGTTGTAGCGCAAAGCAGCCCACCTTTGCCAGCTTCAAGACGCAGGGTATTCGCGGCGCTTCTCTGGCAAAATGACAGAGATCTAAAGATATCGGGTGTTTGTAAAGAGCAGCTAAATTGTCAAACGAAGGTGCATTCTGACCTGTGGCTCTTCACCGAAATGGGCGCTAGCTCCTAAGCACAGAAAGATGATGTTCGCCAGCTCTCCACGCTGTGCTGCAGCAAGTGCGGGACACTTTTAGCTGTGTCGGTCATCCCCCCAGAGGAGGGCCGGCGTCGGAAGAACGCCGGGTACCGAACAAGCGCATCTCCAAAAATTCAATGCGCAAACCATCAAAGCTAACATCTACGACTACTCTCTCCAAACCACGATTGCCAATCAAAAGCCCGCTGAGCGGTGCGATACGAACGCCCCTTTTCGATTTGACATTCTCAGATAAACCGATTCTGCGACCATGAGGCCCACACAAATCCTCGGCGTGGGCAAATACCGCCATCTTAAGCTCACAACCAAGGATGTTGGCCGTGGCTTCTACAAGGGAAACCGAACTGGATCCATGGGTCGACACACAAAGTACGGTGGTTATATCATTGAGTGGAGCAAGGTCCGCACCTATGTTGTTCCCCAGAACCTCAGCGAGTCCAAGGTACGATTGCCCAGTCTTTCCGCAGCACGTAAATGGAGCCTCGCGGATGAATG
It encodes:
- a CDS encoding mitochondrial 54S ribosomal protein mL41, with product MRPTQILGVGKYRHLKLTTKDVGRGFYKGNRTGSMGRHTKYGGYIIEWSKVRTYVVPQNLSESKLTPFVSREVRSEPGDYKGLSKGPQDPYFYVEQWKRYNGVD